A part of Bacillus horti genomic DNA contains:
- a CDS encoding 2-dehydro-3-deoxygalactonokinase gives MYIIAIDSGTTNTRVRLVKAENTTIVDQIKRQVGVRNTAIEGHNGKLKDAIITSVAELLERNNLSSKDIAYMVASGMLTSPLGILELPHALAPADIDALVSASVQKEFTELQGIPCLFVPGVKSLAAGSKESEAPSEVAVEQINQFDVMRGEEVEAFGLVQQHAPRGKGLIILPGSHTKYVSFSEQGRIESSVSTLSGEMLQALSQETILAASLGQPLLENVEPDTLLAGFRQGIRLGLTRVLFHVRLLDLFADLSKNQRANYFVGCLLAADLQILKDMLLRENPEWIMVGGSNPLREVFITLLREGWQDLMGETANQLVVIEATDEQVDLCTAVGAIQVAEEYWSRKKP, from the coding sequence ATGTATATCATTGCAATAGATTCAGGAACAACAAATACGCGTGTACGTCTTGTAAAAGCTGAAAATACAACCATCGTGGATCAGATAAAACGACAGGTAGGAGTTAGAAATACGGCCATTGAAGGTCACAATGGAAAGCTGAAAGATGCCATTATAACTAGTGTTGCTGAGCTTTTGGAAAGAAATAATTTATCCTCTAAGGATATAGCCTATATGGTTGCTTCAGGAATGCTGACCAGTCCATTGGGGATATTAGAATTGCCCCATGCTCTTGCTCCTGCTGATATCGATGCATTAGTCTCAGCTAGTGTGCAGAAGGAGTTTACTGAACTCCAAGGTATCCCGTGTCTATTTGTGCCCGGGGTAAAATCCTTAGCAGCAGGTAGCAAGGAATCTGAAGCTCCGTCAGAAGTAGCGGTGGAGCAGATAAATCAATTTGATGTCATGCGTGGTGAAGAGGTGGAAGCATTTGGGCTAGTCCAGCAGCATGCTCCTCGAGGTAAAGGTTTAATTATTTTACCAGGCTCACATACCAAGTATGTCTCCTTTTCTGAACAAGGGAGGATCGAATCAAGTGTTTCTACATTAAGCGGAGAAATGCTCCAAGCGTTAAGTCAGGAAACGATTCTTGCCGCATCCTTGGGTCAGCCATTGCTGGAAAACGTTGAACCAGATACGCTTCTAGCAGGCTTTCGGCAGGGAATTAGATTAGGGCTTACAAGAGTATTGTTCCATGTTCGCCTCCTAGATCTGTTTGCCGATTTGTCGAAAAATCAAAGAGCTAATTATTTTGTGGGATGCCTGCTAGCAGCTGACCTACAAATCCTAAAGGACATGCTTCTCAGAGAAAATCCTGAATGGATTATGGTAGGGGGTTCAAACCCACTGCGTGAGGTATTTATCACACTTCTAAGAGAAGGATGGCAGGATTTAATGGGAGAAACAGCAAATCAACTAGTCGTTATTGAAGCTACTGATGAGCAGGTTGACCTTTGTACAGCAGTAGGAGCCATTCAGGTTGCAGAAGAATATTGGAGTCGGAAAAAACCATAA
- a CDS encoding SDR family oxidoreductase yields MDLGLQGKKVLVLASSKGLGRATATQFAAEGADVMLTSRKEEELIKTAAEIKEQTGRDVSYFVADVSKGEDLEKLIAATAERFGTIDVLVNNSGGPPAGKFDDFNDQDWYNAFELTLLSYIRTIRGVLPYMKKQKSGRIINITSSSIKQPIENLLLSNTLRLGVVGLAKSLALELAKDQILINTVGPGQIRTDRVVEFDEAKAKELGTSIDAVQSSKQEQIAIGRYGEPDEFAKTLLFLGSFANTYVTGQTLLVDGGLVKAI; encoded by the coding sequence ATGGATTTAGGTTTGCAAGGGAAGAAAGTGTTGGTGTTAGCTTCTAGTAAAGGGCTTGGGAGGGCTACAGCCACTCAGTTTGCTGCTGAAGGAGCTGACGTCATGCTCACCAGTCGGAAGGAAGAGGAACTCATTAAGACAGCAGCAGAGATAAAGGAGCAAACTGGACGAGATGTGTCGTACTTTGTAGCGGATGTATCTAAAGGAGAAGATTTAGAAAAGCTGATTGCAGCTACAGCTGAGCGCTTCGGGACGATCGATGTCCTAGTCAATAATTCCGGTGGTCCCCCGGCCGGCAAATTTGATGATTTTAACGATCAGGACTGGTACAACGCGTTTGAATTGACACTTTTAAGTTATATCCGTACCATAAGAGGCGTTTTGCCTTATATGAAGAAACAAAAAAGTGGACGGATCATCAACATTACCTCTTCTTCAATAAAACAACCAATAGAAAATCTCTTATTATCTAATACATTACGCTTAGGGGTTGTAGGTTTGGCTAAATCCCTTGCTTTAGAGCTAGCAAAAGATCAGATTCTAATTAACACAGTAGGACCTGGTCAGATTAGAACAGATAGAGTCGTGGAGTTTGATGAAGCCAAAGCAAAGGAGCTTGGGACCAGTATAGACGCTGTACAAAGCTCTAAGCAGGAACAGATTGCTATTGGTCGATATGGAGAGCCAGATGAGTTTGCCAAGACACTACTCTTTTTAGGTTCTTTTGCTAATACGTATGTAACGGGTCAAACGCTTCTAGTTGATGGAGGTCTAGTTAAAGCGATTTAG
- a CDS encoding zinc-dependent alcohol dehydrogenase, whose amino-acid sequence MKAIVKTERKPGCVQVIDVPKPALKPDEVMVKMYSGSICGSDIHAYHYAPTHHYIQVPVIMGHEGAGEIVQVGSAVTDLQPGEKVVIEPIEYCQQCEYCLRGKPHLCASFQIRGMHGDGFFAEFVAAKARYIHKLPEGFPMHVASLIEPVSVLAHALLDRSEIKAGELVMVTGPGPIGLIAAQMVKALGAEPVVVGIDSDEETRLPLARKFGYQTINFSQQTVQEALKERYGRETVDAVVECSGAGPVLQTCLDVVAKGGAITLVGLFTKPVEVNLFQPIRREATIYTSFASNWHNFERAIRLVLDGKIDVEPLISYYSMDQVNQAFEDAIHKKVHKPVIRF is encoded by the coding sequence ATGAAGGCTATTGTAAAAACAGAGCGTAAACCAGGCTGTGTCCAGGTCATTGACGTACCAAAGCCTGCCTTAAAACCGGACGAAGTCATGGTCAAAATGTATTCAGGATCCATCTGTGGCTCGGATATTCACGCCTATCATTACGCCCCGACCCATCATTATATTCAAGTTCCTGTTATTATGGGGCATGAAGGAGCAGGAGAAATCGTTCAAGTAGGCTCTGCTGTTACAGATTTGCAACCAGGTGAGAAGGTAGTCATTGAGCCTATTGAGTATTGTCAGCAATGCGAATACTGCCTCCGTGGAAAGCCTCACTTATGTGCCAGCTTTCAAATTAGAGGGATGCATGGAGATGGCTTTTTTGCCGAATTTGTCGCCGCGAAAGCTAGATACATTCACAAACTACCAGAAGGCTTCCCTATGCATGTAGCCAGTTTAATAGAGCCAGTTTCAGTATTAGCCCATGCTCTTCTGGATCGGAGTGAGATAAAGGCTGGTGAACTGGTTATGGTTACTGGACCAGGACCAATCGGATTAATTGCCGCACAGATGGTTAAAGCTCTTGGAGCTGAGCCAGTTGTTGTAGGGATTGATTCTGATGAAGAGACCAGACTGCCTTTAGCAAGGAAATTCGGCTACCAGACGATTAATTTCAGTCAGCAGACTGTACAAGAGGCTCTTAAGGAACGTTACGGTAGAGAAACAGTGGATGCAGTGGTTGAATGCTCAGGGGCTGGACCCGTCCTTCAAACCTGCTTAGATGTTGTCGCTAAAGGTGGAGCCATTACCTTAGTGGGATTATTTACAAAGCCAGTAGAAGTAAATCTATTTCAGCCGATTCGAAGGGAAGCAACCATTTATACAAGCTTTGCCTCAAATTGGCATAATTTTGAACGAGCCATTAGACTTGTGCTAGATGGCAAAATTGACGTTGAACCGCTCATCTCGTATTATTCAATGGATCAAGTGAATCAAGCTTTTGAAGACGCTATTCATAAGAAAGTACACAAACCTGTGATTCGGTTTTAA
- a CDS encoding GntR family transcriptional regulator, with protein MEYKSIIDNRNLSDRIYIYLRDKIINNEMVPGARIIYDELIEELGVSRTPLREALTHLQQDGLIEVRPRSGTFVNTPKLKDIEEIYDVRRALEVLAIELAVPRIPQKVLEDLVEEAIQAEKELDEGNVQAFFTADRNLHKTLIRYSQNQRLLYMMQSIEAQIQWFGVIITRDVEGPKQANQRHKQILEALLRQDVDAAKELMATHITEIKEETIHKYSEK; from the coding sequence ATGGAGTATAAATCTATTATTGATAACAGAAATTTATCTGACCGTATTTACATTTACCTACGAGATAAGATTATTAATAATGAGATGGTTCCGGGTGCGCGTATTATTTATGACGAGCTTATTGAAGAGCTTGGTGTCAGTCGAACGCCCTTGAGGGAAGCCCTGACACATTTGCAGCAGGATGGCTTAATTGAAGTAAGACCGCGCTCCGGTACTTTCGTCAATACACCTAAGCTCAAAGACATCGAAGAAATCTATGACGTACGACGTGCTTTAGAGGTTCTAGCTATTGAGTTAGCTGTACCAAGGATTCCTCAAAAGGTCTTAGAGGACCTAGTAGAAGAAGCGATTCAAGCGGAAAAAGAGCTGGATGAAGGGAATGTGCAAGCTTTTTTTACGGCTGATCGGAATCTACACAAGACATTAATCCGTTATTCGCAAAATCAGCGCTTGCTCTATATGATGCAGTCCATAGAAGCGCAAATTCAATGGTTCGGAGTCATCATTACAAGGGATGTGGAAGGACCAAAGCAAGCTAATCAAAGACATAAACAAATTTTAGAAGCATTGCTTAGACAGGATGTTGACGCGGCTAAGGAGCTAATGGCTACACATATTACTGAAATTAAAGAGGAGACCATCCATAAGTATAGTGAAAAGTAG
- a CDS encoding trans-sulfuration enzyme family protein, whose amino-acid sequence MKWSLETTLIHTTHKEGLSKGDYEQFNPYGRDTAIVNEIIPAVGYAFPNLETAGAVVAGNIPGAYYGRYGNPTTAKVEEKIAELEQAEAALGVSSGMAAITVALLAYLKQGDHVIVTKDVYGGTFKFITAIAPRSGIDHSFVDCRDLDAVERAIQPNTKVLYLETPSNPCLTILDIKRLSELAHRYQLKVIVDNTFMTPLLQQPLVLGADIVVHSATKYLNGHGDVLAGFVVGSSEDISMMRKHVMGDLGQPLNAWEAYLILRGLKTLALRMRQHCASAWAIAEVLQGHKRVKRVYYPGLPTHPQYDLAQEQMRGMGGIVSFEVTGGYEGAKTFLNSLQLALISFSLGDPETLVQHPASMTHSFIPQEERESCHITDGLIRLSTGLENTEDIIADLLQALDK is encoded by the coding sequence ATGAAATGGAGCTTAGAAACAACATTAATTCATACAACTCATAAAGAGGGGCTGAGCAAGGGCGATTATGAACAATTCAATCCTTATGGTAGAGATACAGCTATTGTGAATGAAATTATTCCTGCCGTTGGTTATGCCTTTCCGAATTTGGAGACAGCTGGAGCGGTAGTAGCTGGAAACATTCCAGGTGCCTATTATGGACGTTATGGGAACCCAACCACGGCCAAAGTAGAAGAAAAGATAGCTGAGCTTGAGCAGGCTGAAGCTGCTTTAGGAGTAAGTAGTGGAATGGCTGCCATTACAGTAGCGTTATTAGCTTATTTGAAGCAAGGGGATCATGTCATAGTAACCAAGGATGTATATGGGGGGACGTTTAAGTTTATCACTGCTATAGCTCCGCGTTCTGGAATTGATCATAGCTTTGTGGATTGTAGGGATCTTGATGCTGTCGAACGAGCCATTCAGCCCAATACGAAAGTACTGTACTTAGAAACACCATCGAATCCTTGCTTAACAATTTTGGATATCAAAAGGCTGTCGGAGCTAGCCCATCGATACCAATTGAAGGTGATCGTGGACAATACGTTCATGACGCCTTTACTGCAGCAACCGCTCGTTTTAGGTGCCGACATCGTTGTTCATAGTGCCACAAAATATTTAAATGGTCATGGAGACGTTTTGGCTGGCTTTGTTGTAGGTTCGAGCGAAGATATTTCTATGATGCGTAAGCATGTGATGGGTGATCTCGGCCAGCCTTTAAACGCATGGGAAGCTTATCTCATCTTAAGAGGACTTAAGACGCTAGCTTTACGTATGAGACAGCATTGTGCGTCAGCCTGGGCCATTGCAGAAGTTCTTCAAGGCCATAAACGGGTCAAAAGAGTATACTATCCGGGTTTGCCTACACACCCGCAGTATGATTTAGCCCAAGAGCAAATGCGAGGAATGGGGGGCATCGTATCCTTTGAGGTGACAGGTGGGTATGAAGGAGCCAAAACATTTCTTAATTCTTTACAGTTAGCCCTTATCTCCTTTAGCTTGGGTGACCCGGAGACCCTCGTTCAGCATCCAGCGTCCATGACTCATTCCTTTATCCCACAAGAGGAGCGTGAATCCTGTCACATTACGGACGGATTAATTCGATTGTCAACAGGATTGGAGAATACGGAGGATATCATAGCTGATTTGCTTCAAGCGTTGGATAAGTAG
- a CDS encoding sigma-54 interaction domain-containing protein, translated as MGFAKIKAFVQEYADTVAEVLGLEVTVLDQQGVRICGTGAHQQLIGKPVPTGSFFETILHTGQPGMILETKKNESECQKCQFIEHCTELATIGFPVFKKNEIAGVIGIVGFNFAQKEAMIHDADKLLAFLSHMSSLLEHKLLLIDVLQSRKQPSSAHRDVGSASDKDTCFIHEEKRGNPAGSRITFDQMIGQSRPFKEVLAKANKIKNSPSTVLLLGESGTGKELLAQAIHNEGNRRDQPFVVVNCAAIPEHLLESELFGYEGGAYTGAKREGRRGKLEMAHKGTIFLDEIGDLPLALQPKLLRALQEKTVERVGGNHSIPVDIRVIAATHRNLDQMVGQGLFRHDLYYRIHVIPLHMPTLHARRGDISALIRHFIHKYSTLLGKEVVGLDPDLERWMHTYTWPGNVRQFENAVEYMVNMTESVILGLNDLPPNLLHLSEAVQQIEDLPLGNVNAENESRVDNLLGEAISGLIEQNKEGLEQLLSLCEKEILAHYMQLPTYQQDKGQLARLLNVSLSTLYRKLDKFGL; from the coding sequence ATGGGTTTTGCTAAAATAAAGGCTTTTGTGCAAGAGTATGCTGACACAGTAGCTGAGGTTTTGGGACTAGAGGTTACGGTCCTTGATCAGCAGGGTGTGCGTATTTGTGGAACGGGAGCTCACCAGCAATTAATTGGAAAGCCTGTGCCCACTGGCTCCTTTTTTGAAACTATACTGCATACCGGACAACCAGGCATGATTCTGGAGACGAAAAAGAATGAATCGGAATGTCAAAAATGTCAGTTTATTGAGCATTGTACGGAGCTAGCAACGATAGGCTTTCCAGTGTTTAAGAAAAATGAGATAGCTGGGGTCATTGGAATTGTAGGCTTTAATTTTGCTCAGAAGGAAGCCATGATTCACGATGCGGACAAGCTCCTTGCCTTTTTAAGCCATATGAGCTCTTTGCTAGAGCATAAGCTATTACTTATTGATGTACTTCAAAGTAGGAAACAGCCTTCTTCGGCTCATCGTGATGTGGGGTCTGCTTCCGACAAAGACACCTGTTTCATCCATGAGGAAAAGCGTGGAAATCCAGCAGGGTCACGAATAACGTTTGATCAGATGATCGGACAAAGCCGCCCATTTAAAGAAGTGCTGGCTAAAGCCAATAAAATTAAAAATAGTCCTTCTACCGTTTTGCTATTAGGGGAGAGTGGTACAGGAAAGGAGCTCCTTGCCCAAGCTATCCACAATGAAGGAAACCGAAGGGATCAGCCCTTTGTTGTGGTGAACTGTGCGGCTATTCCTGAGCATTTGCTGGAGAGTGAATTATTCGGCTACGAAGGTGGAGCGTATACAGGGGCTAAACGTGAAGGAAGACGTGGAAAACTAGAAATGGCTCATAAGGGGACTATTTTTTTAGATGAGATTGGAGATTTGCCCTTAGCTTTGCAGCCTAAGCTACTGAGGGCTCTGCAAGAAAAGACGGTAGAGCGGGTAGGGGGGAATCATTCCATTCCTGTAGATATCAGGGTTATTGCAGCTACTCATAGAAATCTAGACCAAATGGTAGGGCAAGGGCTGTTTCGCCATGACTTGTACTATCGTATACATGTCATCCCTCTGCATATGCCTACACTTCATGCAAGAAGGGGAGATATCTCAGCTCTAATTAGACATTTCATTCACAAATACAGTACTCTTTTAGGGAAAGAAGTTGTGGGCCTAGATCCAGATTTGGAACGATGGATGCACACTTATACGTGGCCAGGGAACGTACGACAGTTTGAAAATGCTGTAGAATATATGGTCAATATGACGGAATCAGTCATACTGGGTCTAAACGATTTACCGCCTAATCTTCTACATTTAAGCGAAGCTGTTCAGCAAATTGAAGATTTGCCTTTAGGTAACGTTAACGCTGAGAATGAGTCTAGGGTGGACAACTTATTAGGTGAGGCTATTTCTGGCCTAATCGAGCAGAATAAAGAAGGATTGGAACAGCTATTAAGCCTATGTGAAAAGGAGATTCTTGCACACTATATGCAGCTTCCTACCTATCAGCAGGATAAAGGTCAACTAGCGCGGTTGTTGAATGTTTCATTATCTACTTTATATCGTAAGCTTGATAAGTTTGGTTTATAG